In a single window of the Rhizoctonia solani chromosome 16, complete sequence genome:
- a CDS encoding Vegetative incompatibility protein HET-E-1 has product MRRSSSAKKDLPKSSKSHSNWGEPGYNRPGLIRRGVQTCIYRESIQSPPNVRSFVRSVAVPALGAGQPLPNNIEVSPGNTNPKCKFSARLFVDDELVCDLPWIDHTRPLRWSGLLPCNVTPQSELLLKLCRSVKDSPRYFIFPSFSPSGVNEETGESILDIRDAVWAVNVKSLTPAMAERFWLEGLNDVSAIQGIYSTADPENTIKYEFKCVLQFINLVVETIPEYNNAKVSFLICMKTWELLDQQIQLDHTIKGILHGLYHIKDIVDTVSRTAGSALEITMNTSKEHIDSILTLLEDISLFIFSRLAVNDFKHASVNEEDHDDVYSLEFYLDRLKESQTAFHKSWIPVQCSDEDTNNQAHYEQPEVSDEAIHTTHSSETNTPDPYEILSLLRPTDPSGYDPDQACLDGTREGILDALIEWTQTRHTSQSLMWISGQVGMGKTAIATSLCQRLHDTQTLAGSFFCRLDDPDSSNPLQLFNNLIYSIANRFSPYAQELAKAIRADRGLCTSHLGIRYEHLIKRPLQRLSSLSTSAPLVVVIDGLDQCGSHNNSQRILKKLDEMSQMVSWLKVIVTARPVGPIQEYFENSCPQKRVVRLQDYDASPDIRTYIEDGLGSVARQERWPENSIDKLCNMSCGVFLWASKAIEYIKSPILASFPRLKKILNNQKSPMMDHLDTVYAGALSAAIGSDEDEVKEAFLRCVGAIIAISEHKPLAMPDLQYLMIVAGSIDLLTLERIVKSLGPLLHTKDGNRIRFYHPSFKDFITTPSRSGPFCIQLSQYDAEPTVCCLRIMHRDLRFNICGLETSHLLNSEVPDLQDRIEAYIGPALKYACTHWIDHFIASSDERALNEIKKLLEGPQMMYWIEAMSLLGCVNEAIAGCSKLMSLELARFNTYRQVVLWIRDIHRFLLSFYDAISTSTPHIYVSALAFAPSGSLTAQRMRPHFPNTLSVSQTKDSPWHPCVRSTFYQQPVQCLSISPDGSMAITGHPDGSLHMRDALVGTPIGSPLVGHTSPVTCVAHSPSSHLAASGSHDATVRIWDLKDQNRVESHALTGHSGSVNSVSFCCSINVLASGSSDRTIRLWDTNRMRQIGEPYTGHSGSVTSIVFSPNGNKLVSGSSDRTIQVWSVDIVDQKLCVNPLVITGHSDSITCVSVSPDGTKIASGSIDKTVRLWNTLDGKDIGYARPRVKHHASISCIRFSPCSKRIVSSSLDGVIQLHDAESMSPMANTCQHANSVNAVGFSSNGFYAISGSSDMTTRMWEIDRLPRNSSCHRDMAVGSLVGHTSYIYCIAISNDGTRIVSGAYAHESDVRMWDAQTGNLIGSPLTGHSAAVWGVAISPDNTHILSGSEDRTLKLWNTATQTATHSYQHTSPIWCVAFSPDGTLIAFGCDGGDVYVFEAAGWKVPGTALRHSSSSAPSVAFSPDGATLASGHGDGTIALWNIATRSRSKISLSGHTDWVRSVAFSPCGTQLASGSDDQTVRLWNVKTGNMIRELKWHTNWVMSVAFSHNGLYIASGSRDKTARLWNAKTGELIGQPFAEHSDYVTAVAFSPNDRYLISGSDDKTIRVRTLGRGDASIERPNHTKHGFPWPTNPYDLSSHTQYRGWVTRDQHSLAFWLPPYDQEPGQFLSRSADDPYPQTFIDYSNFVRGTEWTNVASEAIRSRPD; this is encoded by the exons ATGCGTCGTTCTTCGAGTGCGAAGAAAGACTTGCCAAAAAGT TCCAAAAGTCACTCGAATTGGGGGGAGCCTGGATACAATCGGCCCGGCCTTATAAGGCGCGGGGTACAAACATGTATATACAGAGAATCCATCCAGTCCCCTCCCAATGTCCGTTCGTTCGTTCGTTCGGTGGCGGTGCCGGCGCTAGGCGCCGGGCAGCCGTTACCTAACA ATATCGAAGTCTCTCCTGGGAACACCAATCCCAAGTGCAAGTTCAGCGCACGACTATTTGTAGATGACGAACTAGTCTGCGATCTACCGTGGATTGATCACACACGACCACTTCGATGGTCTGGGCTACTGCCATG CAACGTCACTCCTCAATCCGAGCTCCTCCTGAAACTATGTAGAAGTGTCAAAGACAGTCCGCGATATTTTATCTTCCCATCATTTTCACCCTCTGGAGTGAACGAAGAGACCGGCGAGTCAATTCTGG ATATTCGCGATGCTGTGTGGGCTGTTAACGTTAAGTCCTTGACCCCGGCGATG GCCGAGCGATTTTGGCTGGAGGGGCTAAATGATGTCAGTGCGATACAAGGAATATACAGTACCGCAGATCCAGAAAACACTATAAAATATGAGTTCAAGTGTGTTTTACAGTTTATAAATCTTGTGGTAGAG ACTATCCCCGagtacaacaatgcaaagGTCTCTTTTCTGATCTGCATGAAGACCTGGGAG CTACTGGATCAGCAAATCCAACTCGATCACACTATCAAGGGCATCTTGCACGGATTATATCACATCAAGGATATCGTAGACACAGTATCTCGAACTGCTGGCTCGGCACTGGAAATCACGATGAACACGTCCAAGGAGCATATTGATAGCATTCTGACATTGCTGGAGGATATATCGCTTTTTATTTTCAGTCGGCTTGCCGTAAACGATTTCA AACATGCCTCCGTCAATGAGGAGGATCATGATGATGTTTACAGTCTCGAATTTTACTTGGATCGACTCAAGGAGTCACAAACTGCATTCCATAAATCATGGATACCCGTACAGTGTTCAGACGAAGATACTAACAATCAAGCGCATTACGAACAACCCGAAGTATCGGATGAGGCCATTCACACTACACATAGCTCAGAAACAAATACACCAG ATCCCTACGAAATCCTCAGTCTCCTCAGACCCACAGATCCTAGCGGCTACGACCCGGACCAAGCATGCCTTGACGGCACGCGCGAAGGCATCCTTGACGCCCTAATCGAATGGACGCAAACCCGTCACACATCCCAAAGCCTCATGTGGATCTCCGGACAAGTTGGTATGGGCAAAACAGCTATTGCGACATCACTCTGCCAGCGTCTACATGACACCCAAACGCTTGCCGGCAGTTTCTTCTGCCGGCTTGACGATCCCGATTCAAGTAATCCGCTCCAGCTATTTAACAACCTGATTTATTCAATCGCCAATCGCTTCTCGCCATATGCTCAGGAACTGGCAAAGGCGATCCGTGCGGATCGTGGACTGTGTACTTCTCACTTAGGTATAAGATATGAACATCTGATCAAGAGGCCGCTCCAGAGGCTTAGCTCGCTATCCACTTCCGCACCACTCGTGGTGGTAATCGACGGACTTGACCAATGTGGTAGCCATAACAATTCCCAAAGAATACTCAAGAAACTTGATGAGATGTCTCAAATGGTGTCATGGCTCAAGGTCATAGTAACAGCTCGGCCGGTGGGCCCCATCCAAGAGTACTTCGAGAACAGCTGTCCCCAGAAGCGTGTCGTGCGCCTGCAAGACTACGATGCGTCCCCCGACATCCGCACATATATCGAGGACGGGCTCGGATCAGTCGCTCGACAGGAACGCTGGCCAGAAAACAGCATTGATAAACTTTGCAATATGTCTTGCGGGGTATTTCTTTGGGCGTCAAAGGCAATAGAGTACATCAAAAGCCCGATCCTAGCTTCGTTTCCCCGCCTGAAAAAAATCTTGAATAACCAAAAATCACCGATGATGGATCACTTGGACACTGTGTACGCAGGAGCCCTGAGCGCGGCAATTGGTAGCGATGAAGACGAGGTCAAAGAGGCGTTTCTTCGTTGCGTCGGTGCTATTATCGCTATCTCAGAGCACAAACCGCTTGCGATGCCGGACTTGCAGTACCTGATGATAGTTGCTGGAAGCATTGATCTACTTACACTTGAGCGAATAGTCAAGAGCCTTGGACCTTTGCTTCACACGAAAGACGGCAATCGTATTCGATTCTACCATCCGTCCTTCAAGGACTTCATAACCACTCCTTCCCGTTCCGGCCCCTTTTGTATTCAGCTCAGTCAGTACGACGCCGAGCCAACGGTATGCTGTCTTCGGATTATGCACCGTGATCTTCGATTCAACATATGTGGTCTTGAAACCTCACACCTGCTCAATAGCGAAGTACCCGACTTGCAAGATCGAATCGAGGCTTACATCGGTCCCGCACTGAAGTATGCATGCACGCACTGGATCGACCACTTCATAGCATCATCGGATGAGAGGGCATTAAATGAGATTAAGAAGCTGTTGGAGGGACCCCAGATGATGTATTGGATCGAGGCCATGAGTTTACTTGGCTGTGTGAATGAAGCAATAGCAGGGTGCTCTAAATTGATGTCACTCGAATTG GCTCGATTCAATACCTATCGCCAGGTTGTCCTTTGGATCCGAGACATCCATCGCTTCCTCCTCTCGTTCTATGATGCAATATCCACAAGCACACCCCATATATATGTCTCTGCTCTAGCCTTTGCTCCCAGCGGATCCCTCACAGCTCAAAGAATGCGACCCCACTTCCCCAATACCCTCTCAGTCAGCCAGACTAAAGACTCACCGTGGCATCCGTGTGTCAGGTCGACCTTTTATCAACAACCAGTGCAGTGCCTTTCCATCTCTCCAGACGGAAGCATGGCTATTACCGGCCACCCTGACGGTTCCTTACATATGCGAGATGCGCTGGTTGGCACTCCTATCGGCAGTCCATTGGTTGGTCATACAAGCCCAGTAACATGTGTCGCGCACTCTCCTAGCAGCCATCTCGCGGCATCCGGCTCTCACGACGCGACGGTGCGAATCTGGGACCTCAAAGACCAAAACAGGGTCGAAAGTCATGCGCTAACAGGTCATTCTGGCTCGGTCAACTCGGTTTCATTCTGCTGCAGCATCAACGTACTCGCATCTGGATCCTCGGACAGAACCATTCGACTGTGGGACACAAATCGCATGCGTCAGATAGGCGAACCATATACCGGGCATTCGGGTAGCGTGACCTCCATCGTGTTCTCTCCCAATGGGAATAAGCTGGTGTCAGGCTCGTCGGACAGGACAATACAAGTCTGGTCCGTAGACATTGTCGATCAAAAGCTGTGTGTAAACCCGCTAGTAATCACCGGACACTCAGACTCGATCACGTGCGTTTCGGTGTCTCCTGACGGGACAAAGATTGCGTCTGGTTCGATCGATAAGACTGTGCGACTGTGGAACACCCTTGACGGCAAGGATATAGGATACGCTAGGCCCCGGGTTAAACACCATGCGAGCATCAGTTGCATCCGTTTCTCACCATGCAGCAAACGTATTGTATCAAGTTCTTTGGATGGGGTAATCCAGCTACATGACGCCGAGTCGATGAGCCCAATGGCCAACACATGTCAGCATGCAAACTCTGTGAATGCGGTCGGGTTCTCTTCAAACGGGTTCTATGCGATTTCCGGGTCTAGCGATATGACGACGCGGATGTGGGAGATCGATAGGCTGccaagaaactcaagctgTCATAGAGACATGGCCGTGGGTTCGCTAGTCGGTCACACCTCATACATTTATTGTATTGCTATCTCCAACGATGGTACTCGCATCGTATCTGGTGCTTACGCACACGAAAGCGACGTACGAATGTGGGACGCCCAGACTGGTAACTTGATCGGCAGTCCACTCACGGGACATTCTGCTGCTGTGTGGGGGGTCGCAATCTCACCTGACAACACCCATATCCTATCTGGATCCGAGGACCGTACACTCAAGCTATGGAACACTGCGACACAGACAGCTACCCATTCCTATCAGCACACCTCTCCAATATGGTGTGTAGCATTCTCTCCCGATGGCACTCTCATTGCATTTGGCTGCGATGGTGGAGATGTATACGTATTTGAAGCGGCCGGGTGGAAGGTCCCTGGTACCGCGCTGCGGCACTCCAGTTCCTCTGCGCCCTCAGTCGCGTTCTCGCCTGACGGAGCCACTCTTGCATCCGGGCACGGCGATGGTACCATAGCTCTGTGGAACATTGCAACACGTAGTCGTTCCAAGATCTCGCTATCTGGCCATACAGACTGGGTACGGTCAGTTGCATTCTCACCATGTGGCACTCAGCTGGCTTCTGGCTCTGATGATCAGACGGTGCGACTGTGGAATGTCAAAACAGGCAACATGATACGAGAGCTCAAGTGGCATACCAACTGGGTAATGAGTGTTGCCTTCTCCCACAATGGACTTTACATAGCATCAGGCTCTCGTGACAAGACCGCACGGCTATGGAATGCGAAGACTGGGGAGCTGATTGGCCAGCCATTCGCCGAGCATTCAGATTATGTGACCGCTGTGGCCTTCTCGCCCAACGACCGCTACCTTATCTCCGGCTCAGACGACAAGACAATCAGAGTGCGTACGCTAGGCAGGGGCGATGCATCGATTGAACGACCAAACCACACGAAACATGGCTTTCCCTGGCCTACAAACCCATATGACTTGTCCTCTCATACTCAGTACCGCGGATGGGTGACTCGGGATCAGCATTCGCTTGCCTTTTGGCTCCCACCGTACGACCAAGAGCCCGGTCAGTTCCTGAGTCGCAGCGCGGATGATCCATACCCACAGACGTTCATCGACTATTCGAACTTTGTGCGTGGGACTGAATGGACCAACGTCGCATCTGAAGCCATTCGTAGTCGCCCTGACTGA
- a CDS encoding Vegetative incompatibility protein HET-E-1 produces the protein MPPNSPTHTSEQSQCWITEINISHVKADPECKFSGQIFVDEDVVCSLPWIESTVPLKWSGLLPWNAPLSSEITLRVCRSVKDKSRHYYFPPFSIPEVDETGELTLALSEARWSATIKFLTLKAAEHLFPSTLEKLNLLEDEREAPNPEAAEKGLFKHVLQFTRFATEVLPEKTIKISLVIVMNTWELLDQQAQLDEGMKSILQNLICIRDVNDMTHRVSSSALASAIGSSEEPIRCILGLLEQISIYMHNQLSTNNLVYIPTDKEEHGDTDDIDEDLARLKDLAVSFRDSWMPMGALQDTNNPVYNDQPDITNQDTYAEATIPDRPDSFGMLNHGASSAIDPHEILDLLRPAEPSGYDPDQACLDSTREAILATLIKWTQTRHTSESLMWISGQVGMGKTAIATSLCQRLHNARALAASFFFQPNDPESSSPLRLFNNLIRAIAIQCPPYAQEVAKAIRMDRGLCTSHVGTRYEYLIKRPLQKLRSLLFPATLSVVIDGLSKSGEYDTRKRTLHMLYEMSRLVPWLKIVIAARPTLDIQAFFENYCPNQPIIHVQDYDAASDIRAYIIDKLGLTARQDCWPQDSMDKLGSMAQGVFLWAALAVRYIKSSMFPSLPRLHRILNNQKLPVTDRFDAVYTKALETAMGGDDDVKEAFRQCTGAILATSEREPLALPDLQYLILVAGRIDPLTLERVAKSLATLLLVTDGQRSRFHHPSFKDFITTPSRSGQFYVQPDRYETEPAVCCLQAMHRDLQFNICKLETSHLLNSQVPDLHN, from the exons ATGCCGCCCAACTCTCCAACGCACACAAGTGAGCAGTCGCAATGTTGGATCACTG AAATCAATATCTCTCATGTGAAAGCGGACCCTGAGTGCAAGTTCAGCGGACAGATATTTGTGGACGAGGATGTTGTGTGCAGCCTGCCCTGGATCGAGAGCACTGTCCCGCTCAAGTGGTCAGGCTTACTGCCTTG GAATGCCCCTCTTTCATCGGAGATCACCCTCCGTGTGTGTAGAAGTGTCAAGGACAAGTCCCGACATTACTACTTTCCGCCGTTCAGCATTCCCGAAGTGGACGAAACTGGCGAACTAACACTAG CACTGTCCGAGGCTCGCTGGTCGGCTACAATCAAGTTTCTGACTTTAAAAGCG GCGGAACACTTGTTTCCCAGTACACTCGAAAAACTCAATCTCCTCGAGGACGAACGCGAAGCACCGAACCCGGAAGCGGCAGAGAAGGGGTTGTTCAAGCACGTCTTGCAATTCACAAGATTTGCGACCGAG GTACTTCCCGAAAAGACCATAAAGATATCATTAGTAATTGTCATGAACACCTGGGAG CTCTTGGATCAACAAGCGCAGCTCGACGAGGGAATGAAAAGCATTCTACAGAACTTGATCTGCATTCGGGATGTTAACGATATGACGCATCGGGTTTCCAGCTCAGCGTTGGCGTCTGCCATAGGGAGTTCGGAAGAGCCGATCAGGTGTATTCTTGGGCTACTGGAGCAGATATCGATATACATGCATAACCAGCTCTCCACGAACAACTTGG TGTACATCCCTACCGATAAAGAAGAGCATGGCGATACTGATGACATCGACGAAGATTTGGCTCGGCTCAAGGACCTAGCGGTATCGTTTCGTGACTCGTGGATGCCCATGGGGGCGTTACAGGATACAAACAATCCGGTGTACAACGATCAGCCCGACATAACGAACCAAGACACATACGCAGAAGCCACCATACCAGACCGGCCCGATAGTTTTGGCATGCTAAATCACGGTGCTTCATCGGCAATAGACCCACACGAAATTCTCGATCTTCTAAGGCCCGCTGAGCCTAGTGGCTACGATCCAGATCAAGCATGTCTCGACAGCACACGCGAAGCGATTCTTGCCACCCTCATCAAATGGACACAAACTCGTCATACGTCGGAAAGCCTCATGTGGATCTCCGGACAAGTCGGTATGGGTAAAACAGCTATCGCGACATCGCTCTGCCAGCGCCTGCATAATGCCCGAGCTCTGGCCGCTAGCTTCTTTTTCCAGCCTAACGATCCCGAGTCGAGCAGTCCGCTCCGGCTGTTCAACAACCTTATCCGTGCCATTGCTATCCAATGCCCGCCATACGCCCAGGAGGTAGCAAAGGCGATCCGTATGGACCGTGGGCTGTGTACTTCTCATGTAGGCACAAGATACGAGTATTTGATTAAGAGACCACTCCAAAAACTTAGATCCCTGTTGTTCCCTGCAACACTGTCCGTGGTGATCGATGGTCTCAGCAAATCCGGCGAATATGATACTCGCAAAAGGACCCTGCATATGCTGTACGAGATGTCTCGTCTTGTCCCGTGGCTGAAGATCGTCATCGCAGCCCGCCCAACTCTAGACATCCAGGCATTTTTCGAAAACTACTGTCCCAACCAACCGATCATCCATGTTCAGGACTACGATGCTGCGTCCGACATCCGCGCATACATCATCGACAAGCTGGGCTTGACCGCTCGTCAAGATTGCTGGCCGCAGGATAGCATGGACAAACTGGGCAGCATGGCCCAGGGCGTATTTCTATGGGCGGCACTAGCTGTCAGATATATCAAGAGCTCAATGTTCCCTTCGCTGCCGCGTTTACACAGGATACTAAATAATCAAAAGTTGCCGGTCACGGACCGCTTTGACGCGGTATACACCAAAGCACTCGAAACGGCGATGGGAGGCGACGATgacgtcaaggaggcctTTAGGCAATGCACCGGCGCCATTCTCGCCACTTCAGAGCGCGAGCCACTCGCGTTGCCAGACTTGCAATATCTCATACTTGTTGCGGGACGAATAGATCCACTTACACTGGAGCGAGTCGCAAAAAGCCTTGCAACCCTACTTCTAGTTACAGACGGACAGCGCAGCCGATTCCATCACCCATCATTCAAGGACTTCATAACCACCCCCTCCCGCTCCGGTCAGTTTTATGTTCAGCCCGACCGATACGAAACCGAGCCAGCGGTGTGCTGTCTGCAGGCCATGCACCGGGATCTTCAATTCAACATCTGCAAGCTCGAAACCTCGCACCTGCTCAACAGCCAAGTACCCGACCTACACAATTGA
- a CDS encoding Vegetative incompatibility protein HET-E-1: protein MRHYFPNTISLAQPPNSPWHPCVKTNFYDQAVQSLSILPNGKMVITGRLDGSVRLQNAQTGSHISGLLIGHTNPVTCITFSGNGKLAASSSYDTTIRLWDVSLKAEIASHVLAGHSGPVNSVTFHPGAALLASGLSDRTIQFWNTKSMSPIGLPYTKHSGSVTSVMFSLDGAKLVSGSSDRTIRVWSVDIVDQKLCVNPLVITGHSDSITCVAVSPDGTKVLSGSIDKTVRMWDAGTGKETSCKPQTNHHMSITCVRFSPCGKLVASSSLDGGIQLYSTKTMSPAASMFHHTNSVNSIEFLPNGLYVMSGSSDMTTRMWEIDRLPRNSSCHRDMAVGSLVGHTSPIYCIAISSDGTRIISGDSSSGSNIRMWDAQTGDLVGSPLTGHSTSVYGVAISPDNTHILSGSFDRTLKLWNTATQTATHSYQHTSPIWCVAFSPDGTLIAFGCNGGDVYVFEAAGWKVPGTALRHPSIYAFSVAFSPDGATLASAYNDGTIALWNVATRSRSNIRLSGHTDWVRSVAFSPCGTQLASGSNDQTVRLWNVKTGDMIQELKGHTQWVMSVAFSYNGLYIASGSHDNTVRVWNAKSGELIGQPFAEHSNRVNAVAFSPNDNYLISGSDDKTITVRRISAPPGTFCWPLNPYNLSPHSHYPGWTSNYEYLSFWLPPHYQQPGQFLSSSAENPCPQTLLDYSKFVQGDAWIDVASESIRRSMHSLS, encoded by the coding sequence ATGCGACACTACTTCCCAAACACCATCTCACTAGCTCAACCACCAAACTCACCATGGCATCCGTGCGTAAAGACAAACTTCTATGATCAAGCAGTCCAATCGCTTTCCATCTTGCCTAACGGAAAGATGGTTATTACCGGGCGCCTCGATGGTTCAGTACGCCTACAGAATGCACAAACGGGGTCTCATATCAGCGGTCTGCTCATTGGCCATACAAACCCTGTGACATGCATCACGTTTTCTGGCAACGGCAAGCTTGCTGCGTCCAGCTCTTATGACACCACAATAAGGTTATGGGACGTATCATTGAAAGCCGAGATTGCCAGCCATGTTCTTGCTGGTCACTCTGGCCCCGTCAACTCGGTCACCTTCCATCCCGGTGCCGCTCTACTTGCATCTGGCTTGTCTGACAGAACCATTCAATTTTGGAATACCAAGTCCATGTCTCCAATAGGCCTGCCATATACCAAGCATTCGGGCAGCGTGACCTCTGTCATGTTCTCTCTTGATGGCGCAAAGCTAGTATCAGGCTCGTCGGACAGGACAATACGAGTCTGGTCCGTGGACATTGTCGATCAAAAGCTGTGTGTAAACCCGCTAGTAATCACCGGACACTCGGACTCGATCACGTGCGTTGCGGTATCTCCCGACGGGACAAAGGTCCTGTCGGGCTCGATCGACAAGACTGTGCGAATGTGGGATGCCGGAACAGGCAAGGAAACAAGTTGTAAACCGCAGACTAACCATCACATGAGTATAACCTGTGTCCGTTTCTCGCCATGCGGCAAACTTGTTGCGTCTAGCTCCTTGGACGGTGGGATCCAGCTATATAGCACCAAGACAATGAGCCCAGCGGCTTCCATGTTTCACCATACAAACTCTGTCAACTCTATCGAATTCTTACCGAATGGACTATATGTGATGTCTGGGTCGAGCGATATGACAACGCGGATGTGGGAGATCGATAGACTGccaagaaactcaagctgTCATAGAGACATGGCCGTGGGTTCGCTAGTTGGTCACACCTCACCCATTTATTGTATTGCTATCTCCAGCGATGGCACTCGCATCATATCTGGTGATAGCTCGTCCGGAAGCAACATACGAATGTGGGACGCCCAGACTGGTGACTTGGTTGGCAGTCCACTCACGGGACATTCTACTAGTGTGTATGGAGTTGCAATCTCGCCTGACAACACCCATATCCTATCTGGATCCTTCGACCGTACACTCAAGCTATGGAACACTGCGACACAGACAGCTACCCATTCCTATCAGCACACCTCTCCAATATGGTGTGTAGCATTCTCTCCCGATGGCACTCTCATTGCATTTGGCTGCAATGGTGGAGATGTATATGTATTTGAAGCGGCCGGGTGGAAGGTCCCTGGTACCGCGCTGCGGCATCCCAGTATCTATGCGTTCTCGGTTGCGTTCTCGCCTGACGGAGCTACTCTTGCATCCGCGTACAACGATGGTACCATAGCTCTGTGGAACGTTGCAACACGTAGTCGTTCCAACATCCGGCTATCTGGCCATACAGACTGGGTACGGTCAGTTGCATTCTCACCATGTGGCACTCAGCTGGCTTCTGGCTCTAATGATCAGACGGTGCGACTGTGGAATGTCAAAACAGGCGACATGATACAAGAGCTCAAGGGGCATACTCAGTGGGTAATGAGTGTTGCCTTCTCCTACAATGGACTTTACATAGCATCAGGCTCTCATGACAACACCGTACGGGTATGGAATGCGAAGAGTGGGGAGCTGATTGGCCAGCCATTCGCCGAGCATTCAAATCGGGTGAACGCTGTGGCCTTCTCGCCCAACGACAACTACCTAATCTCTGGTTCAGACGACAAGACAATTACCGTGCGAAGAATAAGCGCACCTCCGGGAACCTTCTGTTGGCCCTTGAATCCATACAACCTGTCGCCTCATTCTCACTACCCCGGATGGACTAGCAACTACGAATACCTTTCCTTTTGGCTTCCCCCTCATTACCAACAGCCTGGTCAGTTTCTGAGCTCTAGCGCAGAAAATCCGTGCCCTCAGACATTGTTGGACTACTCAAAGTTTGTGCAAGGAGATGCATGGATAGATGTTGCTTCTGAATCAATAAGGCGATCCATGCATAGTTTGTCATGA